The genomic segment aatagacACATAATAATCACATAATTGACTTTGgctttacaataaaaataaatgattttatattatcatattttacataatacatatagTGACTATCTTTTAAAGTGGACACCCAGCTCAGTGAATTACAGTGTGTTGACAATTTGAATGTAACCATGTCATGTCAACAAATGAAAAAGTctgacatttatttattgtgcaatTTTAACCCAAATACCATACTTGTACATATTCCTCAATAATTGAAAGACAATTTAATTACTTTGAACAGAACTGAAAATCACTTACAACTGTTAACCTAGAGAAGAATCTGTCAACCTTGTTTTTGTCTGCGATTTCATCAAGGGTCATCTGTTTTTGTGCCATCTATTTCTagaagaaagtaaaataaaatttgcCTTTAGCCCCATTGTACCCTATTCTAATATGTCTACATTTAAGTTATATTAAAGTGCATTTAACATAAGAACttgttttctatttctttttaggACTTTAATTTAGGTTTGGACACAAGAAAGCCAACCACAACATCGATTGAAACATCTGCAAAATGACGTATAAAACAACTTTCATGCTAATACTCATGTCAGAATTGGCATTCACTGTACTGACATTGTCAACTAGTCGCCCTGTGGCAGTTATTCTTGGGGAACGTGCCATTCTCCCTTGTAAAAACACATGTACTGGACCTTTAACCTGGACATTTACTGGTGGTAGGAAGAGACTGGAGGTTTTGAAATGTGACAGAGACAGTTGTACCGAAGGAGGTGGCTTTAAGACCAGATTGAGCCTTTCCCCTGAAAAGACCAAGAATGGAGATCTGTCGCTTACATTAAATCATGCTTTGTACAACGACAAGGGATGGTACGAGGCCAGATGCGGTTCAACAGTTCTCTGCAATTCATTTTTAGAAGTTCTGTGTAAGTTCTGTTTCTTATTTCATTAGTTTAGGAACACAAggcatttaatgtttaatttaatgaatatatAGTAGTGCATAGTCATCTATTTTACTATTAGCAGATATATGAGCTGCTAGTCATGTTTAATTGTTATCTAATCATTTATCTATTGCTTTCTACTATTTAGTTCCTGTAACAGTAAATGTGTCAGTTGGGGAAGACGTGACACTACCTTGCTATGCTCATACTGACAAAGAGGTTGCTGACGATGCTATAAACATCCTGTGGAAAAAGGGCGACCAAATAGCTGTGCAAGTTCAAAATGGAATTATGAACTATGCCTCAGGTTATGCAGAGAGGGCATCTGTTTCAGTAAGTGGTTATAAAGATGGAGACCTTTCCTTTTCAATACGCAGAGCCACCACATTAGACAAAGGACTATACCAGTGTTATCACAGCACAGAAGAGGAAAATGGATACCCAGGAGCTGTTGTTCTCAACATTGAaggtattaaaatgtttatttgcatttacaatgTTCACATTGTTTACAGTGTTTCTTTCTGCCACAAAAGGGAAAGCGTctgttaattgaaacatttccattgtttaTCCTCAGCTTATCAGAGCTTTCAAGAAAAAACGTCTGGTGATTTTCTTACCCTGGATTTGTTCGTCTCAGACCCTGTGACAATAAGTTTCACCAGTGTTAATACAACAGAGATCCTGCTCTGCAGTGTAGAAAGAAGCATCGCTACATGTAGTCCTGACTACACTCACAGAGTGTCTGTCGTGGATACCTCCCTTGTGCTGCATGAATTAACCGGATCTGATACCGGAATATTTACAGTGAAAGACAAGATGGATGTAATGGTTGCCATTTACAACGTTGCTGTGAAGAGTATGTTTTAAATTGTGTACGTTTTACATACTGTTCACTAGAAGGTGCATTATGTGTTAAAATGATTGACAGGCTTAATGATTGATCTGTATTTCTTTCTATGTCTTCTACAGGTCTGGAGACTTGTGAGGTTGGGAGAACTTACAGTATTATTCTGATACTAATAACTGGTTTCATTCTCATTTGTGCTGGTCTGTACATTGGGATTAAAATCAGAGAAAAAAAGAACATCGAAGGTCATGTTTAAACTTTCCTGAAATAAGGCTTTATCAATTCAAGATCAAGGAAAAGGGACCAGATGTCCTGTTCCAGTGACATACTGTTGTACTTCAAACTAACGATGCACGATCATggtttttcatggccgattccgataccgatttttttacaagcaaactggccgattccgattttttaaaaatctttaagcaacaaacaagaaagaaggaaagtgtgcataaacaagatgtttatttggaatTTAACAGGCCAAATTTGGTTAttgaaaacaaaaactgtaaccatctgaaattaatggcagtaactgcacagtagtagcctacattaaatacaaacatagatgggacagacatcagcatttagcttttgtttttgaattgggttgaaactacctATACCGTAACTGGCCTCAAAGAaaacattaactgtaaccatgtgaaattaaaggcaacaactgcatacaggtccttctcaaaaaattagcatattgtgaaaaagttcattattttccataatgtaatgataaaaattaaactttcatatattttagattcatttcacaccaactgaaatatttcagtgaaccttctgctgaggtgttatggaggcccaggatgcttcgatagcggccttaagctcatccagagtgttgggtcttgcgtctcaactttctcttcacaatatcccacagattctctatggggttcaggtcaggagagttggcaggccaattgagcacagtaatatcatggtcagtaaaccatttaccagtggttttggcactgtgagcaggtgccaggtcgtgctgaaaaacgaaatcttcatctccataaagtctttcagcagatggaagcatgaagtgctccaaaatctcctgatagctagctgcattgaccctgcccttgataaaacacagtggaccaacaccagcagctgacatggcaccccaaaccatcactgactgtgggtacttgacactggacttcaggcattttggcatttccttctccccagtcttcctccagactctggcaccttgatttccgaatgacatgcaaaatttgctttcatctgaaaaaagtactttggaccactgagcaacagtccagtgctgcttctctgtagcccaaaggggcttgacctggggaatgggGCACCtttagcccatttcctgcacacgcctgtgcacggtggctctggatgtttctactccagactcagtccactgcttccgcaggtcccccaaggtctagaatcggtccttctccacaatcttcctcagggtccggtcacctcttctcattgtgcagcattttttgccacactttttccttcccacagacttcccactgaggtgc from the Carassius carassius chromosome 7, fCarCar2.1, whole genome shotgun sequence genome contains:
- the LOC132143138 gene encoding uncharacterized protein LOC132143138 isoform X1, whose protein sequence is MTYKTTFMLILMSELAFTVLTLSTSRPVAVILGERAILPCKNTCTGPLTWTFTGGRKRLEVLKCDRDSCTEGGGFKTRLSLSPEKTKNGDLSLTLNHALYNDKGWYEARCGSTVLCNSFLEVLFPVTVNVSVGEDVTLPCYAHTDKEVADDAINILWKKGDQIAVQVQNGIMNYASGYAERASVSVSGYKDGDLSFSIRRATTLDKGLYQCYHSTEEENGYPGAVVLNIEAYQSFQEKTSGDFLTLDLFVSDPVTISFTSVNTTEILLCSVERSIATCSPDYTHRVSVVDTSLVLHELTGSDTGIFTVKDKMDVMVAIYNVAVKSLETCEVGRTYSIILILITGFILICAGLYIGIKIREKKNIEGHV
- the LOC132143138 gene encoding uncharacterized protein LOC132143138 isoform X2, coding for MTYKTTFMLILMSELAFTVLTLSTSRPVAVILGERAILPCKNTCTGPLTWTFTGGRKRLEVLKCDRDSCTEGGGFKTRLSLSPEKTKNGDLSLTLNHALYNDKGWYEARCGSTVLCNSFLEVLFPVTVNVSVGEDVTLPCYAHTDKEVADDAINILWKKGDQIAVQVQNGIMNYASGYAERASVSVSGYKDGDLSFSIRRATTLDKGLYQCYHSTEEENGYPGAVVLNIEAYQSFQEKTSGDFLTLDLFVSDPVTISFTSVNTTEILLCSVERSIATCSPDYTHRVSVVDTSLVLHELTGSDTGIFTVKDKMDVMVAIYNVAVKSMF
- the LOC132143138 gene encoding uncharacterized protein LOC132143138 isoform X3; protein product: MVRGQMRFNSSLQFIFRSSVATTLDKGLYQCYHSTEEENGYPGAVVLNIEAYQSFQEKTSGDFLTLDLFVSDPVTISFTSVNTTEILLCSVERSIATCSPDYTHRVSVVDTSLVLHELTGSDTGIFTVKDKMDVMVAIYNVAVKSLETCEVGRTYSIILILITGFILICAGLYIGIKIREKKNIEGHV